The region AGCTTGCCTGGTCAGATGGCGGTCAGCGGCTTTCAAGGAAAGCGGTTGGTCAACAGCTTTTTTGAGGGCGACAAATCGACCGGTACGTTGACTTCGCCAGCCATTAAGCTGAATCGTCGCTACATCACCTTTCTGATTGGTGGCGGTGGCTACGAGGAAGAGACCTGTTTGAATCTGCTGGTCGATGGGCAAGTCGTTCGCACGGCGACTGGGCCCAATCGGAAGCCTGGCGGATCGGAACGCCTGCAACGTGTTTACTGGGATGTGCAAGACATGCAAGGAAAGTCTGGCGTTTTGCAGATCGTCGATCAACGCACCGGGGGATGGGGACACATCAACGTGGACGACATCCGAGCCAGCGACGAAAAGCAGGGACGACCTGCCGAAGATATCTTCAAAGGGCCAAACCTCAAGACATTCGCGTCGTACGAAGAGGTCGGCTACGACCAAACTTATCGGCCGCAATTTCACTTCACTTCGCTGCGAAACTGGCTCAACGATCCTAACGGTATGGTCTATTTGGACGGTGAATATCACCTATACTTTCAGCACAACCCTGTCGATACCGTTTGGGGAAACATGACTTGGGGGCACGCCGTCAGCAAGGATATGGTGCACTGGAAGCAGCTGCCACATGCGATCTTGCCTTATGACGAAGGGACCATTTTCTCTGGCACTGCGGTGGTCGATCACAACAACAGCCTCGGCGTTCAGCAGGGGGATAACAAGACGTTGGTCGCTGCGTTTACCTTCGCACGCAGTCCGTTTTATCAGGCACTTGCCTACAGCAACGACAAGGGCCGGACGTTCACGCTGTGGGACGAAGGGAAAGCGGTTGTCCCGAATCAGGGGTACGACGACGGCGAACGCGATCCCAAAATCTTCTGGCACGAACCTTCGCAAAAATGGGTGATGGTGTTGTGGGTCAAGCGAGCAGAGCCTGGCCGCGTGCTCTTCTTTAACTCAGACGATCTGAAGACCTGGACGGAAGTCAGCCAGTTTGATCGTAACTGGGTCTTCGAATGCATGGACTTGATCGAGCTGCCGATCGACGGCGACGAAAACAACAAAAAGTGGGTTTTGTACGATGCCAGTTTTGAATACGAAGTGGGCGACTTCGACGGCAAGCAGTTCACCACCGACAAAGTGGTTCATCGTGGCGACTATGGCCCCAACTTTTATGCCGCGCAGACGTTCAACAACAGCCCGGATGATCGGGCGGTAATCATCGGGTGGATGCGGGGCGAAAACGTTCCGTTTCGTCGCGAAAATATGCCGTTTCATCAGCAGATGAGCTTTCCGCAAACGATGCAGCTAAAGACCACTGCCGACGGCGTCAAGCTGTTTCGTTGGCCGATCGAAGAGATTGAAAAGCTGTACGGCGAAGGACTCACGCTTGAGCGAACCGACGTGCAAGCCGCCGCCGCGAAGCTGGAGAACTTCCAGGCTGAGCTGATCGATTTTCAAATCGCTTTCGAGGCTGACGCGAAGACCCAACTGCTGATCGATCTGCGTGGGCAGCAGCTGATGTTCCAAGACGGCCAGGTCGATTACCAGGGACATCAAGTGCCAGCTCCTGTTGTCGACGGCGTGGTGAAGCTTCGCGTTTTAGTCGATCGCGCATCGATCGAGCTCTTCACCAACGATGGCGAGTACGTTGCCACGTTCAACGCTGAGATCGATCCGAAGCAAACGACGCTGTCGATCAAGTCGCCCGGAGTGGTGAAGATTGACTCGCTGGAAGTCCACCGTTTGAACTCGGCCTGGTAGGACGAACCGATGCGACGAGAGGTTTCCAAGCAACGTTAGCCGTACGCTAAGACCTCCGTTCGGCTTCGCCTCCCCAGTTTGCAAGCAAACCGGGCTACCCGATTCGTTTTTGTTAGCCACCATTCGACAAACGATTGATCCAACACTCTTCCCTCGGTGATCTCTGTGTCCTCTGTGGCTAAAACCTCCTGCGATCTGAAACGAATCAATTTCGATCGCCCACATAAAAAATCCCTGCCGAGCTTGGGCTGCGGCAGGGATTTGCGTTGGATCGGGGCTGTTCGGGCAAGGGTTACTTGTCTTGGAACAGCTTGTCCTTTTCGTCTCCGCCAGCAAGGACGAAGGCGGTCAGGTCGTAGATCTCTTCTTCGGTCAGCCAGTTCAGCATTCCGCCAGGCATGATTGTCGAAGCGGTGTTGGACCGTTCTTCGATATCTTCCTTCATGATCGTGACTGGTTTGTCTGGCTGTTCCGGATCGGTGATCAGGACTAGGCGATCTGGTCGATCGGCAATTGCCATTCCGGAAATCACTTTGCCGTCGATCGTCAGGACGGTTTGCATCTTGTACTTGTCGTCGATCTTCTTGGCCGGATCGGCGATCGATTCCAAGACATGCTCGGCGGTGGCCTTCTTTTTGCCTAACCGGGTCAGATCGGGGCCGAAGTCGCCACCCACTTCTCCGATTTTATGACACTGGGCACAACCGAGGCGATTGAAGTAGACCTGACCGACGACGAAATTTCGCTTCTTGGCGGCGACCTTCTTCGGATCGAGATCTTCAAACGTCCACTGCTTGACGAACTTCGGTACCCAGCTGTCGCCGGTCGCTTCGATCGGCTTGCGGCCATCTTCCAGCGGGTACTTGGCCATCAAGT is a window of Bremerella sp. TYQ1 DNA encoding:
- a CDS encoding glycoside hydrolase family 32 protein gives rise to the protein MPRSCYWFALIGLLAGLLPVGLVFAKDAERSDLILADFEQASYGDWTVEGNAFGTQPAMGSLPGQMAVSGFQGKRLVNSFFEGDKSTGTLTSPAIKLNRRYITFLIGGGGYEEETCLNLLVDGQVVRTATGPNRKPGGSERLQRVYWDVQDMQGKSGVLQIVDQRTGGWGHINVDDIRASDEKQGRPAEDIFKGPNLKTFASYEEVGYDQTYRPQFHFTSLRNWLNDPNGMVYLDGEYHLYFQHNPVDTVWGNMTWGHAVSKDMVHWKQLPHAILPYDEGTIFSGTAVVDHNNSLGVQQGDNKTLVAAFTFARSPFYQALAYSNDKGRTFTLWDEGKAVVPNQGYDDGERDPKIFWHEPSQKWVMVLWVKRAEPGRVLFFNSDDLKTWTEVSQFDRNWVFECMDLIELPIDGDENNKKWVLYDASFEYEVGDFDGKQFTTDKVVHRGDYGPNFYAAQTFNNSPDDRAVIIGWMRGENVPFRRENMPFHQQMSFPQTMQLKTTADGVKLFRWPIEEIEKLYGEGLTLERTDVQAAAAKLENFQAELIDFQIAFEADAKTQLLIDLRGQQLMFQDGQVDYQGHQVPAPVVDGVVKLRVLVDRASIELFTNDGEYVATFNAEIDPKQTTLSIKSPGVVKIDSLEVHRLNSAW